CCCGTTCAGCAGGCCGTTCTCCGTCTTGGCGAAAAACTGCGCGCGGTTATATTTAAATTCATCAAAGGCACCGCTGTAAACCAGGTTTTCGTACGATTTTTTGTTAACCGCCCGCACATTGGAACGCCTGGCGAAATCGTAGATACTTTCGTAAGGTCCATTCGCCACGCGTTCGTCTATAATGCTCTCTATTGCCTTTTCGCCTACACCTTTTACACCCGTCAAGCCAAAGCGCACCTCGCCTTTTTTGTTGACCGCAAAGGCCATATCCGATTCGTTAATATCCGGACCCAGAACGGGGACACCCATCCTGCGGCATTCCTCCATAAAGAAGGATATTTTATCGATACTATTTTGGTTATTCAATACCGCTGCCATGTATTCGGCAGGGTAATGCGCCTTAAGGTAAGCGGTTTGGTAAGCCACAAAGGCGTAACAGGTAGAATGGGATTTGTTGAACGCATATTGTGCAAAAGCCTTCCAGTCGTTCCAAATTTTGGTCAGTTTATCTTTTGGGTGCCCCTTCGCAGCGGCCCCATCCATAAACTGGGCCTCCATTTTGTTCAAAACTTCTATCTGCTTTTTACCCATGGCCTTACGCAGCACGTCGGCGTCGCCTTTACTAAAGCCGGCCAGCTTCTGCGATAAAAGCATCACCTGTTCCTGGTAAACCGTAATACCGTAGGTTTCGCCCAGGTATTCCTCCATATCGTCAAGGTCGAAGGTGATCGGCTCCAGCCCATGCTTACGCTTGATAAAGTTCGGGATATACTCGATCGGCCCCGGACGGTAGAGCGCGTTCATGGCTATAAGGTCTTCAAACTTATCCGGCTTCAGGTCACGCAGGTACATCTGCATACCATCACTTTCAAACTGGAACGTACCGTTGGTATCACCCTTTTGATAAAGCTCGAACGTCTTCTCGTCCTCAAGCGATATGTAATCTATGTCGATATCGACGCCATGATTTTGTTTGATGAGCCGCAGGGCATCTTTAATAATGGTCAGCGTCTTCAGGCCCAAAAAGTCCATCTTGATAACCCCGGCGTCTTCTATCACACGACCGTCGAATTGGGTAACCAGCAGGTCCGAATCCTTTGCTGTCGCGACAGGAACTATATTGGTCAGGTCATCCGGCGCAATAATGATACCGGCAGCGTGAACACCTGTGTTTCTTACAGAGCCTTCCAGTTTCTCCGCTTCGCGCAATACGATACCCTTTAATCCGGGATCATTATAAATTTCCTTCAGCTCAGGCACCTGGTCTATGGCGCCGCGCAGCGTGATGCCCAAAGTTTCAGGCACCAGTTTTTTTAGCGCGTTCACATCGGATAAGGGCATATCCAGCACGCGGCCCACATCCTGGATACTGGTGCGGGCAGCCATCGAACCGTAGGTGATGATCTGCGCTACCTGGTTCTTTCCGTATTTGTCAACTACATAATCGATCACCTTTTGCCTGCCGGCATCGTCAAAATCCGTATCAATATCGGGCATCGACTTACGGTCGGGGTTCAAAAACCTTTCGAACAGGAGGTTATATTTTATTGGGTCGATGTTGGTGATACCTATGCAATAAGCTACTACAGAACCAGCAGCCGAACCACGGCCCGGTCCAATAAATACCCCCATATCGCGGCCTGCTTTGATAAAGTCGGATACGATAAGGAAATACCCTGCAAACCCCATTGTTTTGATGGTGAACAGCTCGAAATTGATACGTTCCTCCACATCCGGTGTTATATCCCGGTAACGCTCCTTAGCTCCTAAAAACGTCAGGTGCTTCAGGTATTCCCACTGGTTTAGTGTATCGGCATCAGCTGTCTTGTGTATTTTAAATTCGTCGGGTATCACGAAGTTTGGCAGCATAATATCCCTTTTTAATTTCAGGACATCTATCTTATCCACTATCTCGTTTGTGTTATCCAGCGACTCAGGCAGATCGTGAAACAGCTTACCCATTTCGGCCTGGGTCTTAAAGTAGAACTGATCGTTGGGAAACCCGAAACGGTATCCCTTCCCGCCCTCTTCATCCGTTGCTATGGGCGTGCTTTGCATATCGCCGGTATTTACGCAAAGCAAAATGTCATGTGCGTTCGAGTCCTGCTGATCCACATAGTGCGAATCGTTTGAACAGATCATCTTTACATTATGCTTCCTGGCATACTTCTGCAAAGTGTTGTTGATAACATCCTGCTCGGGTATATCATGCCGCTGTAGTTCTATATAGTAATCTTCACCAAACAGGTCAAGCCACCACTTGAATTCATCTTCTGCTTCATCTTCCGTCTTTTTCAATATGGCCTGCGGAACGGATGCACCGATGCAGCAGGTAGTCGCGATCAACCCTTTGTGATATTTCAGGATAAGCTCTTTATCTATCCTCGGCCATTTGCTGTATAGCCCTTCGATATAACCCAACGAGCATAGTTTTACAAGATTGCGGTATCCTTCGGCATTTTTTGCCAGCAACAGCTGGTGATAGCGGACATCTTTTTTTTCCTTGGTGAATTGTTTTTTATGGCGATCATCAACCACGTAAAACTCGCAGCCGACAATGGGTTTGATGTTGTGTTTGCCAGCCTCCGCAACAAACTTGAATACACCGAACATATTTCCATGATCCGTAATGGCCAGGGCCTTCATGCCATCGGCAGCCGCTTTTTTGTACAGCTTGGATATATCGGCGGCCCCGTCTAAAAGCGAGAACTGGGTATGTACGTGTAAGTGCGAAAAATCTGGCATAACTAATCTGGATCAACTTTCCCTGTGGATTACAAATCTAAAAAAACGGGTGAAATTAAGCAGTATATTTAATCCACATTTGCGCCGATGTTAACATTTCAGCCTTCATGAAACCAAGCTTACTTGCCTTTCTTTTAATTACCATATTGCTATTAAATTTCGCATGCAAACCTTCGTTTCCGCCTTCGAATAGAATGTTTGTTATACAGCCGTTCGATGCATTTCCCGCCGATCAAGCTAATCTTATCTTTGAGAAACTCCGGAAGATCAATACTAAAACTTTGCTGAGAAAAACTATTCCATTACCCCGCATTCGCATTTTACGCTCCGCGAAACCGCTACCGGGCCGACTCGCTCATCAACTATCTAAGTCGTCCTGGCGTCGCCGATACTGTCGTAATTGGTTTGACCGATAAAGATATCAGCACCAGAAAAGGCAGCATTAATGACTGGGGTATTATGGGTCTTGGATTTCAACCCGGGAATGCTTGTGTAATATCGACGTTTCGGTTGTCAAAAGAACGACGCATGGACCAATTCTATAAACTTGCTTTGCACGAATTGGGACACACTCAAGGCCTGCCGCATTGTAATAAAAGAACATGTTTAATGCGCGATGCTGAAGGTGGCAATCATTTGGATGAGGAAACAGGCTTTTGCGAATCGTGCCGTTCATTTCTAAAAAGTAAGGGCTGGCTGTTAAAATAATCCTATTATTGCCCCATGACAACCACTGTTCCCCTGCACATAATCGACCTTCACGAGGATGGCTTCCATCCGCTGGTGGAGGTTTCCATTTTTGGCAAGTCATTTACCCTTGTGTTGGATACCGGGGCCTCAAAAACTGCCTTTGATCATGGCGCCTTATTAAACGAAGACGCGAAATTGGAAGTAAGCGACAGGCTTTCAACCGGGTTGGGCACCAATGATATGGTATCGTCCACCGCCATCATCAGCGACATGCAAATCGGCGAATTACATATCGATGAATTTGAAGTGGCTGTACTCGACCTCTCCACCATCAATATTGCATACCGCCAATTAAACCACCCCGAGGTATTAGGCGTTTTGGGTGGCGATATCCTGATGAAATACAGAGCCGTAATAGATTATGGCGTAGGAACATTAACGCTCGCACATATCTGATAACTAAAAGGGCCCCATCCTTTTATTTTGGACGGGGCCTTTTCAATATATATCCCCTTAAGGGCGGGGATTGATTGTAAAACGCCTGCAAAGGCAATTAATTATAACTTCACAAATTTCGCTTCGCCAACCAGGGTCCTGTCTTTGCTATTCAGCACACGCACCAGGTAAGTTCCCGTCAGCAGCCCGCTTATGTTCGACTGCCAGTCGGCCCCGGACGAAAGCACCTGCCGTACAATTACACCTGAACTGTTGGTCACCAGGATATTATACTTGTCAATATCCCTGGTTTTGGTGACGATGCACAAGTTGATGGAATTTTTGGCCGGGTTTGGGTAAACGCAAACTACCCGGTTATCACGGTTTATAATATCTACTTTTTGTGTTTGCGACCAGGTAACATTGTTGTCAATATCAACCTGCTTCAGGCGGTAAAGATTTGTGCCGTATGAAGGATCTTTATCCAGGTAACTGTAATCACCTGCATCAGTTGACTTGAACCCTGTCAATACGTTAAAGGTTTTGCCGTTATCGGTACTTCTTTCAACCGTAAACCGCGTATAATCAGCCTCGTTTTTTGTTTTCCATCGTAATTGCACCCGTGGTACAATGCCAGTTCTTTGAGCGTCAAAGCTCAACAATTTACATTGTTTATTGGGGTCCTCGCTTATTACAAGGCTAAAGCGGCCCGCTCCAAAAGTGGTCGTATCCACAGTATTGATGGCAAAGCTATAAGTATTGGTTTTTCGCAGGTCGACGGAGTCCCTGGTATAGGCGTCCTTCAGCGCTATGGTATATAACTGTGTGATGCCCTGAATACTTTTCAATATTAAATTGTAATTACCACTTGCCGTGGCCGAAACCTTCAATGGTATAATTCGTTTTTTTGACCAGGGCATCTGGTTAATACCCAAGGGCACCTGGTCGCTCGACATGCTTGCCAAACTAACCTTACCTGTCCCGTTTCTGTAGCGTGCATCCTCCATCAAATTATATTGTGGCTTCGTATTGAAGCTAAAGCTGATAAGTGTTTCGTCGGTATTTACCGAATCTGCCGCAATCTGCAAACGTATAGACTGTTTTTTATTTTCGACAGGTGGTTTTTTAGCCATAAA
Above is a window of Mucilaginibacter ginsenosidivorans DNA encoding:
- a CDS encoding aspartyl protease family protein yields the protein MTTTVPLHIIDLHEDGFHPLVEVSIFGKSFTLVLDTGASKTAFDHGALLNEDAKLEVSDRLSTGLGTNDMVSSTAIISDMQIGELHIDEFEVAVLDLSTINIAYRQLNHPEVLGVLGGDILMKYRAVIDYGVGTLTLAHI
- the dnaE gene encoding DNA polymerase III subunit alpha — protein: MPDFSHLHVHTQFSLLDGAADISKLYKKAAADGMKALAITDHGNMFGVFKFVAEAGKHNIKPIVGCEFYVVDDRHKKQFTKEKKDVRYHQLLLAKNAEGYRNLVKLCSLGYIEGLYSKWPRIDKELILKYHKGLIATTCCIGASVPQAILKKTEDEAEDEFKWWLDLFGEDYYIELQRHDIPEQDVINNTLQKYARKHNVKMICSNDSHYVDQQDSNAHDILLCVNTGDMQSTPIATDEEGGKGYRFGFPNDQFYFKTQAEMGKLFHDLPESLDNTNEIVDKIDVLKLKRDIMLPNFVIPDEFKIHKTADADTLNQWEYLKHLTFLGAKERYRDITPDVEERINFELFTIKTMGFAGYFLIVSDFIKAGRDMGVFIGPGRGSAAGSVVAYCIGITNIDPIKYNLLFERFLNPDRKSMPDIDTDFDDAGRQKVIDYVVDKYGKNQVAQIITYGSMAARTSIQDVGRVLDMPLSDVNALKKLVPETLGITLRGAIDQVPELKEIYNDPGLKGIVLREAEKLEGSVRNTGVHAAGIIIAPDDLTNIVPVATAKDSDLLVTQFDGRVIEDAGVIKMDFLGLKTLTIIKDALRLIKQNHGVDIDIDYISLEDEKTFELYQKGDTNGTFQFESDGMQMYLRDLKPDKFEDLIAMNALYRPGPIEYIPNFIKRKHGLEPITFDLDDMEEYLGETYGITVYQEQVMLLSQKLAGFSKGDADVLRKAMGKKQIEVLNKMEAQFMDGAAAKGHPKDKLTKIWNDWKAFAQYAFNKSHSTCYAFVAYQTAYLKAHYPAEYMAAVLNNQNSIDKISFFMEECRRMGVPVLGPDINESDMAFAVNKKGEVRFGLTGVKGVGEKAIESIIDERVANGPYESIYDFARRSNVRAVNKKSYENLVYSGAFDEFKYNRAQFFAKTENGLLNGIERMIKYANDYQNTQSSSQASLFGGGVASYIPEPPLPEAEEFPLIEKLKYEKDVIGIYLTGHPLDNYKLELQRYCNSTVTDLVTIQKARSGEGGDDIKSAFAELRKKGELCVGGLVSNVQHKMTKTGKPFGTFVLEDYNDSYEFALFGDDYVKFRNLLVNDYFLQLRGSIEEKFRQKDNWDMRINSIVLLTEIRDKMAKSMTVCLELNSVNNDLMDSLQQIVEANNQKYPVKNCTLRFMVKDIEEALLVELPSKSFKVNPSDDLLEEIHNLTHVQPMLN